One window of Gloeocapsa sp. PCC 73106 genomic DNA carries:
- the drmA gene encoding DISARM system helicase DrmA has product MTTSADVRLQLVEALQNDLVGPGPNDRQYAREKLTQSPSKWYLTGFLAPFGIHPDLKSDDTVSEQIDVQTSKVLGEDNFIPETTAVKKAPFPSSMGLSFLISETVTAMEAEISWGDYFQAELKDDDEGKESKIWERQPHSVNLRVPISSTNQSKEIDIPNSDGLRLIIANRPINSQSFPMGTRSVSIFLVNYRKRLGRGNQESSFAFQTHLSLECTEGFTPRSDPRGKNDSNDWDEAVASLQHRYDYEFAVGHNVSAIAQSQGKKCQKICTTWLPIAEVARVAPASFEDVELGMETIAAATDALSIQKMFNPLVITYEDWIVQQRQTPLEAQHQQVSDKLLDNATKACNRITEGLKLLEEPDVLEAFKIANKAIAIARRKQLSQEQNKPEQDFDPPQWRPFQLAFILLNLVSMAEPEHKDRQTVDLLFFPTGGGKTEAYLGLAAFTLVLRRLRYPGINSAGLSVLMRYTLRLLTLDQLERASRLICALELERMQNNRLGSWPFEIGLWVGSGTTPNKMGKKGDKDDHSALKKTQDYQKDTRNKPCPIPMEKCPWCGTKFTPNSFELFPNDHQPQNLRIHCCNRSCDFHSDRHESLPILTVDETIYRRLPCFIIATVDKFASLPWVGQTAALFGKVTYFREAEGFYGPAEPDKRGRLLTQPLPPPDLIIQDELHLISGPLGTMVGLYETAIDTLCNHPKIIASTATVRRAEKQIQALFNRSQVDIFPPPGPDRHDSFFAKTEPIDFTPGRLYLGVAAQGRSLKVIMLRVYLALLASAQKQWEQANAQGITPNPAEPYMTLLGYFNSLRELGGSRRIVEDEVTPQLSKYGDRKTRFGETASPYFSNRKIDDEPQELTSRVSTDKVAQTKNNLSQPFSFKKGKKEQGVDVVLATNMISVGLDIVRLGLMVVLGQPKSASEYIQSTSRVGRDVKRPGLVVTLLNIHRHRDRSHYERFQGWHNSFYRAVEATSVTPFSPRALDRGLAAVFVALARLHIPSMTEPLGASNISLNTKELEQILEIIVNRARTHNSDLPPEVIETLEVEIHARITDLLKTWTDKAEREQRLQYDPKETDGASGLLLSAFSREAEDAPLEQQKFKAQRSLRDVEPTVTLWIKDLPEELGS; this is encoded by the coding sequence ATGACTACTTCCGCCGATGTTCGCCTCCAACTAGTAGAAGCACTACAAAACGACTTAGTAGGGCCAGGCCCAAACGATCGCCAATACGCCAGAGAAAAACTAACTCAATCCCCCTCCAAATGGTATCTAACGGGGTTTTTAGCGCCCTTTGGGATACATCCAGACTTAAAATCAGACGATACCGTCAGCGAACAAATAGACGTGCAAACATCGAAAGTGTTGGGAGAAGATAACTTTATTCCCGAAACGACTGCGGTGAAAAAAGCCCCCTTTCCTTCCTCTATGGGGCTAAGTTTTCTGATTTCAGAAACGGTTACCGCTATGGAAGCAGAAATTAGTTGGGGAGATTATTTCCAAGCAGAATTAAAAGACGACGACGAAGGGAAAGAAAGCAAAATCTGGGAACGTCAGCCCCATTCGGTTAACCTTAGGGTACCTATTTCTAGCACCAATCAATCCAAAGAAATAGATATACCCAACAGTGACGGATTAAGATTAATAATCGCCAATCGCCCGATAAACTCTCAATCTTTCCCTATGGGAACACGATCTGTGTCTATTTTTCTAGTTAACTACCGTAAGCGATTAGGTCGCGGTAATCAAGAATCGAGTTTTGCTTTTCAGACTCACTTGAGTTTAGAGTGTACCGAGGGATTTACGCCACGATCTGATCCTCGGGGCAAAAACGATAGTAATGACTGGGATGAAGCCGTAGCAAGCCTACAACATCGTTATGACTACGAATTTGCAGTAGGACATAACGTCTCGGCGATCGCTCAGAGCCAAGGAAAAAAATGCCAGAAAATCTGTACTACCTGGTTGCCTATTGCCGAAGTAGCTAGGGTAGCACCAGCGAGTTTTGAAGACGTAGAATTAGGAATGGAGACGATCGCAGCAGCAACAGACGCATTAAGCATTCAAAAAATGTTTAATCCCCTAGTAATTACATACGAAGATTGGATCGTTCAACAAAGACAGACCCCTTTAGAAGCACAACATCAACAAGTCAGTGACAAACTCCTAGACAATGCTACCAAAGCCTGTAACAGAATAACAGAAGGATTAAAGCTTTTAGAAGAGCCCGATGTATTAGAAGCCTTTAAAATAGCCAATAAAGCGATCGCCATCGCCCGCAGAAAACAACTCAGTCAAGAACAAAACAAACCAGAACAAGACTTTGACCCACCTCAATGGCGACCATTTCAGCTAGCTTTTATCCTGCTTAACCTGGTGAGTATGGCGGAACCAGAACATAAAGATCGCCAAACAGTAGATTTGCTGTTTTTTCCTACCGGTGGGGGTAAAACCGAAGCCTATCTGGGGTTAGCCGCTTTTACCCTAGTCTTACGTCGTCTACGTTATCCCGGTATCAACTCAGCGGGATTGAGCGTTTTGATGCGTTATACCCTCAGACTTTTGACCCTCGATCAACTAGAAAGAGCCTCTCGTCTTATCTGCGCTTTAGAATTAGAGAGAATGCAAAATAATCGTCTAGGATCGTGGCCTTTTGAAATCGGCTTATGGGTAGGAAGTGGCACTACTCCCAACAAAATGGGCAAAAAAGGAGATAAAGACGACCACTCAGCCCTTAAAAAAACCCAAGATTATCAAAAAGACACTCGTAACAAACCCTGTCCCATACCCATGGAAAAGTGTCCTTGGTGCGGTACTAAATTTACCCCCAATTCTTTTGAACTATTCCCCAATGACCATCAACCCCAAAACCTGAGAATACATTGCTGCAACCGTAGCTGTGACTTTCATAGCGATCGCCATGAGTCTTTACCCATCCTTACCGTAGATGAAACCATTTACCGACGTTTACCCTGCTTTATCATTGCCACAGTGGATAAATTTGCTAGTCTTCCTTGGGTAGGACAAACAGCAGCTTTATTTGGTAAAGTCACCTACTTTAGAGAAGCAGAAGGATTCTATGGTCCTGCAGAGCCAGATAAAAGGGGTAGATTACTCACTCAACCCCTACCTCCGCCAGATCTCATTATCCAAGATGAACTGCATCTGATTTCCGGACCCCTAGGTACGATGGTAGGACTCTACGAAACGGCGATCGATACCCTCTGTAACCACCCTAAAATTATCGCCTCTACCGCTACAGTAAGAAGAGCTGAAAAACAAATCCAAGCCCTGTTTAATCGTTCCCAAGTAGATATCTTCCCACCCCCTGGCCCTGATCGTCATGATTCCTTCTTTGCTAAAACCGAACCAATAGACTTTACTCCAGGTCGCCTTTATCTAGGAGTAGCCGCCCAAGGAAGAAGCCTCAAGGTAATTATGTTGCGGGTTTACCTCGCCCTACTCGCATCCGCCCAAAAACAATGGGAACAAGCCAACGCCCAAGGTATTACCCCCAACCCAGCTGAACCGTACATGACGTTACTTGGATATTTCAACTCTCTTAGAGAACTCGGGGGTAGTCGCCGTATCGTCGAAGATGAAGTCACCCCTCAATTAAGCAAATATGGAGACAGAAAAACGCGATTTGGCGAAACCGCAAGTCCTTATTTTAGTAACCGTAAAATAGACGATGAACCACAAGAACTAACTTCCCGTGTGAGTACTGATAAAGTAGCCCAAACCAAAAATAACCTCAGCCAACCCTTTAGTTTCAAAAAGGGTAAAAAAGAACAGGGAGTCGATGTGGTTCTCGCTACTAATATGATCTCTGTGGGACTCGATATCGTACGTCTAGGCTTAATGGTAGTATTGGGACAACCGAAATCCGCCTCCGAATATATTCAAAGCACCAGCCGCGTCGGTAGAGATGTGAAACGTCCCGGTTTAGTAGTAACGTTGTTAAATATTCATCGACATCGCGATCGCTCTCACTACGAACGTTTCCAAGGTTGGCATAATAGCTTTTATCGAGCGGTAGAAGCCACTAGTGTTACTCCCTTTTCTCCTCGTGCACTCGATCGCGGTTTAGCGGCGGTTTTCGTGGCTCTAGCTAGACTCCATATTCCCTCTATGACTGAGCCACTAGGAGCGAGTAACATTAGCTTGAATACCAAGGAATTAGAGCAGATTCTAGAAATCATTGTCAATCGTGCTCGAACCCACAACAGTGATTTACCACCAGAGGTGATCGAGACTCTAGAAGTAGAAATTCACGCTAGAATCACCGACTTGCTCAAAACCTGGACAGATAAAGCCGAAAGAGAACAGCGCTTACAATATGACCCCAAGGAAACTGATGGTGCTTCTGGTTTACTATTGTCAGCCTTTAGCCGTGAAGCAGAAGATGCGCCCCTAGAACAACAAAAATTCAAAGCCCAGCGCAGTCTCAGAGATGTTGAACCCACCGTTACCCTTTGGATTAAAGATTTACCCGAAGAACTGGGATCCTAA
- the drmB gene encoding DUF1998 domain-containing protein, producing MKGKIPNCELRQSQLLGTFGPGAMVDLPNQSVVISGLSFWRGEKQYITENRLRDKVCKKLGVKNIKFYAPPQENNNLDGSFSGVDVFIFPRWFLAQIDKTHKSNGKDYRTRPFLTSNAVKGGAKFDGQKVNVVPVRFVQGCVNGHLSDINWNYFVHGDFKSNCRGQLWLDEAGSGNDFEEIFVRCEACQARRALSQAKLKDSKVLGICQGDRPWLGERGKQRCCKVHSSEDGKIIPTDKPEYNRLLIRSASNAYFSQTLSVISLPDADTELRKVLDRFYNDDLEYEQDISDLEATLRKKPKYADLKRFSLEKVWAEIERRKNDIETPDKSIKQVEIEALLSCSETRTITGIGENDSFDAQARLFTDSNSSWYPFIDRLVLVHRLREVIALVGFTRFEATILDTEGEFDDLAINVRRADLDFEPEWVPAIENKGEGVFISFRKSAIEAWLKRKSVQERGKELQNGYYRWLDSRKIPREKAKFPGIPYIMLHSLSHLLITAVSLECGYAPTAIRERIYAMETGYGILLHTGTSGSEGTLGGLVEIGRKIEQHLTKALELGRLCSNDPVCSQHQPSNEQEERYLHGSACHGCLLIGETSCEHRNEFLDRALVVNTVEELGSQFFG from the coding sequence GTGAAAGGCAAAATACCCAATTGTGAACTAAGACAAAGCCAATTACTGGGTACATTTGGACCTGGTGCAATGGTAGATTTACCAAATCAATCAGTAGTTATATCAGGTTTAAGCTTTTGGCGAGGAGAAAAACAGTACATTACAGAAAATAGACTCCGTGACAAAGTTTGTAAAAAACTAGGAGTAAAGAATATCAAGTTTTATGCGCCTCCTCAGGAAAATAACAATCTGGATGGTTCTTTTTCAGGAGTTGATGTTTTTATTTTTCCACGATGGTTTCTCGCTCAAATTGACAAAACCCACAAATCAAATGGAAAAGACTACCGTACGCGTCCTTTTTTAACTTCGAATGCAGTAAAAGGAGGTGCTAAATTTGACGGGCAAAAAGTCAATGTAGTTCCAGTTCGCTTTGTACAAGGTTGCGTGAATGGACATTTAAGCGATATCAATTGGAATTATTTTGTACATGGCGACTTTAAAAGCAACTGTAGAGGACAATTATGGCTAGATGAAGCGGGTTCCGGTAATGATTTTGAGGAAATTTTTGTCCGCTGTGAAGCTTGTCAAGCGCGTCGTGCCCTCTCACAGGCAAAATTAAAAGATTCAAAAGTTTTAGGTATTTGTCAAGGCGATCGCCCTTGGTTGGGAGAACGAGGAAAACAACGTTGCTGTAAAGTTCATTCCTCTGAAGATGGTAAAATTATCCCCACTGACAAACCAGAATATAACCGTCTTTTGATTCGTTCCGCTAGTAATGCTTATTTTAGTCAAACCCTTAGCGTGATTTCCCTACCAGATGCGGATACAGAACTCAGAAAAGTCTTAGACAGATTTTACAATGATGATCTAGAGTATGAGCAAGATATCTCAGATTTAGAAGCAACCCTGCGCAAAAAGCCCAAATATGCAGACTTAAAAAGGTTTTCTTTAGAGAAAGTATGGGCGGAAATTGAACGCCGTAAAAATGACATAGAAACCCCTGATAAAAGTATTAAACAGGTAGAAATCGAAGCTTTGCTGTCTTGTTCCGAAACCAGGACAATTACCGGAATCGGGGAGAATGACAGTTTTGATGCACAAGCGCGACTGTTTACCGATAGTAACTCCTCATGGTATCCCTTTATCGATCGCCTTGTGTTAGTCCATCGTCTTCGGGAAGTGATCGCCTTAGTGGGTTTTACTCGTTTTGAAGCTACTATACTCGACACCGAAGGAGAATTCGACGATCTTGCTATTAATGTTAGACGTGCTGATCTCGATTTTGAACCCGAATGGGTACCCGCGATCGAAAATAAAGGCGAAGGGGTATTTATTTCCTTCCGTAAAAGTGCCATTGAAGCATGGTTGAAACGAAAATCAGTGCAAGAACGTGGTAAAGAATTGCAAAATGGCTATTATCGCTGGCTTGATAGTCGTAAAATACCCAGAGAAAAAGCTAAATTTCCGGGAATTCCCTATATCATGCTTCATTCTCTCTCTCATCTGTTAATTACAGCCGTCTCTTTAGAATGTGGGTACGCACCAACAGCGATCAGAGAGAGGATTTATGCTATGGAAACTGGCTATGGTATTCTGCTCCACACGGGTACATCCGGTTCAGAGGGCACCTTAGGTGGATTAGTAGAAATAGGCAGAAAAATTGAACAACATCTGACTAAAGCGTTAGAATTGGGACGACTTTGCTCTAATGATCCGGTTTGTTCTCAACATCAACCTAGCAATGAGCAAGAAGAAAGATATCTCCACGGTTCAGCTTGTCACGGCTGTTTATTAATAGGGGAAACATCTTGTGAACATCGTAATGAATTTTTAGATCGCGCACTAGTAGTAAATACAGTGGAAGAATTAGGATCCCAGTTCTTCGGGTAA
- a CDS encoding Ycf66 family protein — MLPYILAIAVGVSSLTFYLAAFFKPEIHRPDDFLRSGVGLFYALVLWICADRFTGAILLGQAAVVLSLLWYSWETIKLRRAIANPELAAEIESFSLLEWIDDRFSKVFTKKQLKPTSSPVSTPEPSPSVTITDTVEPISDSLPVIETVEQPLPVTDTVEQPLPVTDTVEQPLPVIDTVEQPLLVTEKVQAIAEAKKPNIFSQTLAGITNIFRKPKAENLSQNVDDSFDSIPDIDEEELESTTTPATKLQVESISSSDTQAFIIETPEMSSELSIETQKITTIEEVIIESTDEEVTKITTVEEVSAESINEEIQKITTVEEIITESSGETRKITTMEEVIIESTSEEIIKITTVEISSESPEEIPDISSESLTEEIEKLTTLEAIIIESTDEEIPEISSESLTEEIEKLTTLEEVIIESSEDNEKTSGEEESKKEENKGN, encoded by the coding sequence ATGCTGCCATATATCCTAGCGATCGCAGTGGGAGTTAGTAGTCTAACATTTTACCTGGCTGCTTTTTTCAAACCGGAAATCCACCGTCCAGATGATTTTCTCAGGAGTGGTGTAGGTCTATTTTATGCCCTGGTGTTATGGATCTGCGCAGATAGATTCACTGGAGCTATTTTGCTGGGACAAGCAGCTGTCGTGCTATCCTTACTTTGGTACAGTTGGGAAACCATTAAGTTAAGAAGAGCGATCGCCAACCCAGAATTGGCCGCAGAAATAGAAAGTTTCTCTTTATTGGAGTGGATAGATGATCGCTTTAGTAAGGTCTTTACCAAAAAACAACTTAAACCAACTTCTTCCCCAGTCTCTACCCCTGAACCATCTCCTTCTGTCACCATAACAGACACAGTAGAACCAATATCAGATTCTCTTCCTGTAATAGAGACAGTAGAACAACCTCTTCCTGTGACAGATACGGTAGAACAACCTCTTCCTGTGACAGATACGGTAGAACAACCTCTTCCTGTAATAGATACGGTAGAACAACCTCTTCTTGTGACAGAAAAAGTACAAGCGATCGCCGAAGCCAAAAAGCCTAATATTTTTAGTCAAACACTTGCAGGTATAACTAATATTTTCCGTAAACCAAAAGCAGAAAATCTCAGTCAAAATGTAGATGATTCCTTTGATTCTATTCCCGATATTGACGAAGAAGAATTAGAGTCGACAACGACACCAGCCACAAAACTACAAGTAGAATCAATCTCGTCTTCTGATACTCAAGCATTCATAATAGAAACTCCAGAAATGAGTTCAGAATTGTCTATAGAAACTCAGAAAATCACAACGATAGAAGAAGTAATAATAGAATCTACTGATGAAGAAGTTACAAAAATAACAACAGTAGAAGAAGTTAGTGCAGAATCGATTAATGAAGAGATTCAGAAAATCACCACAGTAGAAGAAATAATTACAGAATCTTCTGGGGAAACAAGGAAAATCACAACAATGGAAGAAGTAATAATAGAATCTACTTCTGAAGAAATTATCAAAATAACGACAGTAGAAATAAGTTCAGAATCTCCTGAAGAAATTCCAGACATAAGTTCAGAATCTCTGACTGAAGAGATTGAAAAACTAACAACACTAGAAGCAATAATTATAGAATCTACTGATGAAGAAATTCCAGAAATAAGTTCAGAATCTCTGACTGAAGAGATTGAAAAACTAACAACACTAGAAGAAGTAATTATAGAATCTAGTGAGGATAATGAAAAAACTTCGGGAGAAGAAGAGTCGAAAAAAGAAGAAAATAAAGGGAATTAA
- a CDS encoding RimK/LysX family protein, which yields MAKKVTTIGWREVISLPQLEIPRIKAKIDTGARSSALHAFHIHKFEQNGLEMVSFEVHPHQRDTHLTINTTAELLGYKEVKNSGGQVQNRPVIQTTIELNGQKWKIELTLTNRDLMGFRMLLGRQAVRGRFLVNPGRSFLLSKS from the coding sequence ATGGCTAAAAAAGTAACAACTATCGGTTGGCGAGAAGTTATTTCCTTGCCGCAACTTGAGATTCCCCGTATTAAAGCCAAAATTGACACAGGCGCGCGATCATCAGCACTTCATGCGTTTCATATCCATAAATTTGAGCAAAATGGGCTAGAAATGGTTAGTTTTGAGGTCCATCCTCACCAAAGAGACACCCATCTAACAATCAATACAACTGCGGAATTATTAGGATATAAAGAAGTTAAAAATTCAGGAGGACAGGTTCAAAACAGACCGGTGATTCAAACCACAATAGAATTGAATGGGCAAAAGTGGAAAATTGAACTAACTTTGACCAATCGTGATTTAATGGGATTTCGTATGCTCTTAGGTCGTCAAGCGGTACGGGGAAGGTTTCTAGTAAATCCAGGACGATCTTTTCTGTTAAGTAAATCTTAA
- the rimK gene encoding 30S ribosomal protein S6--L-glutamate ligase — MKIAILSQDSSLYSTRRLREAGEAQGHEMQIINYLRCYMNITAHKPAIIYRGKTLEDFEAVIPRIGASRTFYGTAVVRQFEVMGVFSANDSQAISRSRDKLRCLQILARKGIGLPVTGCAHATEDIDGLIENVGGAPLVIKLLEGTQGIGVVLAETHQAAKSVIEAFRGLDANILVQEYIKEAEGADIRCFVIGDKVVASMKRQGAEGEFRSNLHRGGKAEKIRLTPEERSTAVRAVKAMGLRVAGVDLLRSNHGALVLEINSSPGLEGIENTTSIDVAGKIIDFVAKSAIQVKTRNDTQY; from the coding sequence ATGAAAATCGCTATTTTGTCACAAGACTCTAGTTTGTATTCAACTCGACGCTTGCGAGAGGCAGGAGAAGCCCAAGGTCACGAAATGCAGATAATTAACTATTTGCGTTGTTATATGAATATTACTGCTCATAAACCGGCGATTATCTACCGCGGTAAAACATTAGAAGATTTTGAAGCGGTGATTCCGCGTATCGGTGCTTCTCGCACTTTTTACGGCACTGCTGTTGTCAGACAATTTGAAGTAATGGGAGTTTTTAGCGCTAACGACTCTCAAGCGATTTCTCGTTCTCGTGATAAACTGCGCTGTCTGCAGATTTTAGCACGTAAGGGCATTGGTTTACCCGTTACAGGTTGTGCCCACGCTACAGAAGACATTGATGGTTTAATCGAAAACGTAGGAGGGGCGCCTTTGGTAATCAAGTTATTAGAGGGAACCCAAGGAATTGGTGTGGTTTTAGCAGAAACGCATCAAGCGGCTAAATCGGTAATTGAAGCGTTTAGGGGTTTAGACGCCAATATCCTGGTTCAAGAGTATATTAAGGAAGCAGAGGGTGCGGATATTCGCTGTTTCGTCATAGGGGATAAAGTAGTAGCCTCAATGAAGCGTCAAGGGGCTGAGGGAGAATTTCGTTCTAATCTCCATAGAGGTGGGAAAGCAGAAAAGATCAGATTGACACCAGAGGAAAGGAGTACAGCAGTTCGCGCTGTTAAAGCGATGGGTTTGAGAGTAGCTGGGGTTGATTTATTGCGTTCCAATCATGGAGCGTTAGTGCTAGAAATCAATTCTTCTCCAGGATTAGAAGGCATTGAAAACACCACCAGCATAGACGTAGCGGGTAAAATTATTGATTTTGTCGCCAAAAGCGCAATACAAGTAAAAACTCGCAATGACACACAGTACTAA
- a CDS encoding DUF3598 family protein, producing MSNSLTQWQCLLKNLEEWRGSFTSISAEGEIINNTSAVAFLEGREHN from the coding sequence ATGAGTAATAGTTTAACTCAATGGCAGTGTTTACTCAAAAATTTGGAAGAATGGCGTGGTTCATTCACGAGTATATCTGCTGAAGGCGAGATAATCAATAATACTTCAGCAGTAGCATTCCTGGAAGGGCGTGAACATAATTAG
- a CDS encoding DUF3598 family protein, protein MSTQWQYFLKNLGQWHGSFTRMSTEGEIINDTPTVVLLEGRENNQAVHQVVRYLPPNETPRETVVNYTSLSRSIVFFPDGAFSQGSMFWSLWSQSGAEFGLIKGDRRLRMVQLFNQGEKLDFLTLIREKLPQSNTPERPQLTVEQLLGTWQGENMTIYPDFSSSQSQTSELNLVYQGDRLTQRLNFGQNSITSTATVNGHQIDFSDSPVPVRVLLLPDGASATFPLAIQQERPFFLEMGWLIEPSLRQRLIRSYNSKGEWESTTLVTEKKISVR, encoded by the coding sequence ATGTCAACTCAATGGCAATATTTCCTCAAAAATTTAGGTCAATGGCATGGTTCATTCACGCGTATGTCTACTGAAGGCGAGATCATCAATGATACTCCAACCGTAGTATTATTAGAAGGGCGTGAAAATAATCAGGCAGTACATCAAGTAGTGCGATATTTACCACCAAATGAAACCCCCAGAGAAACCGTAGTAAATTATACTTCTTTGAGCCGAAGTATCGTATTTTTTCCAGATGGGGCTTTTTCTCAAGGGTCAATGTTTTGGTCTTTGTGGAGTCAGAGTGGGGCGGAATTTGGACTAATTAAAGGCGATCGCCGTCTACGGATGGTGCAATTATTTAATCAAGGGGAAAAATTAGACTTTCTGACGCTAATTCGGGAAAAACTCCCCCAGAGTAACACTCCTGAGAGACCTCAGTTGACTGTAGAGCAATTACTAGGCACTTGGCAAGGAGAAAATATGACGATTTATCCTGATTTTAGTTCAAGTCAAAGCCAAACTAGTGAGTTAAATTTAGTTTACCAGGGCGATCGCTTAACCCAGAGACTCAACTTTGGTCAAAACTCGATAACTTCCACAGCTACTGTAAACGGTCATCAGATAGATTTTAGCGATAGTCCCGTTCCCGTTAGAGTATTACTATTACCCGATGGTGCTTCTGCTACTTTTCCCTTAGCGATTCAACAAGAGCGACCTTTTTTCCTAGAAATGGGTTGGTTGATTGAACCCTCTTTACGACAGCGTTTAATTCGTAGTTACAACTCAAAAGGAGAATGGGAAAGTACAACTCTGGTAACCGAGAAGAAGATATCTGTTAGGTGA